DNA from Chitinophaga pendula:
CAATAGATGCAAACGGGCAATATATATCGCCTGGCTTTATAGACTTGCATATACATGGTGGAGGTGGGTACGACTTTATGGATGCCACACCGGAAGCCTTCCTGAAAATAGCCGAAATGCATGCAAAGTATGGCACCACCGCTATGGTGCCTACTACCCTTACAGCCGAAAAGCAAGATCTCCTGCGTACATTGGATAGTTACACCGCGGCACTTGCCGTCAATACTAACGGAGCAACATTCATGGGCATACACCTCGAAGGGCCCTATTTCGCTATGAGCCAACGGGGCGCGCAACATCCCAAATATATCAGGGAGCCGGATGAACACGAATACCGGGAAATATTGGAATACAGCCCGCATATCGTCCGCTGGAGCATCGCCCCGGAATTGAAAGGAGCGCCCCAAATGGGCCGCCTCCTTCGCGAAAAAGGAATATTGCCGGCGATCGCTCATACTGATGCCGTCTATGAAGAAGTCGTAACGGCATTTGAGTCCGGATTCACACTGGCCACACACTTCTACTCTGCCATGTCCGGCGTTACCCGCCGCAACCTGTTCCGCCATGCGGGCGTAATAGAAAGCGTATACCTGATAGACGAAATAGATGTAGAGGTCATCGCCGATGGGGTACACCTGCCCGCAGCATTACTCAAACTGATATATAAAATAAAAGGACCCGATCGTATCGCATTGATTACAGACGCCATGCGCGCCGCCGGCATGCCGCCGGGCAATAGCATCCTGGGGCCACTCCATGGCGGACTGCACGTCATCGTCGAAGATGGCGTCGCAAAACTACCCGACTACAGCGCATTCGCCGGAAGCGTCGCAACAGCTGACAGGCTCGTACGCAACATGGTCCGGATGGCCGAAATACCACTCCACGAAGCAGTCAGAATGATGAGCCTGACCCCGGCACGTATCATGGGAATACAACATCGCAAAGGCTCCCTGACGCCTGGCAAAGATGCCGATATCCTCATCATGGACAATAACCTGAGCGTGAAATGGACAATGGTAGCAGGAAAAATAGTACACGACGTTTTGTAACCTCTACAATATATGGTATGAATACCCTGAACTGGCAACAGGTAGCTGCACTGAACGACCCTTCGATACATAAGCCCGCCGCAGATATCCGCCTGCTACCGGAAAAAGTATTGCAATTTGGTACCGGCATCTTGCTAAGAGCTTTGCCGGATTACTTTATTGACAAAGCCAACCGGCAACAGCTGTTCAATGGCAGGATCGTAGTAGTCAAATCTACGCCCGGCCACATACCGGCCGCCTTCCAGCGGCAGGATCATTTATATACCTTACTCATACAAGGCAATCAACCACAGGCACTGCCAGGAGAAGAACCTGTCATCTGTGCCGCCATCAGCAGGGTACTCGCCGCTCACGAAGATTGGGACCTTGTACTGGCCTGCGCCACAGATCCCAACATCCGTATCATCATCTCCAACACGACAGAAGCCGGCATTCGATACGAACCGGAAACTATAACGCAGCATCCACCGGCATCATATCCCGCCCGCTTGCTGGCATGGCTCTATCACAGGTTCTGTTACTTTAAAGGCAACGTCACCGCCGGAATGGTGATCATCCCTACAGAACTGGTCCCGGAAAATGGTACACTACTAAAAAAGATCTTGCTGGACCTGGCAGCATTCAATAAAATGTCGCCCGCTTTTTTAGACTGGTTACAGGAACATAATAATTGCTGCAATTCCCTCGTAGATCGTATCGTACCGGGTACCCCTCACGCTCCAGCAAGACTGTTGTTCGAACAACGCTACGGATATA
Protein-coding regions in this window:
- the nagA gene encoding N-acetylglucosamine-6-phosphate deacetylase, which codes for MEQLIKIVNGRVITPLRIIENGTVLVRNGIIEAITAGTPETTAAVTIDANGQYISPGFIDLHIHGGGGYDFMDATPEAFLKIAEMHAKYGTTAMVPTTLTAEKQDLLRTLDSYTAALAVNTNGATFMGIHLEGPYFAMSQRGAQHPKYIREPDEHEYREILEYSPHIVRWSIAPELKGAPQMGRLLREKGILPAIAHTDAVYEEVVTAFESGFTLATHFYSAMSGVTRRNLFRHAGVIESVYLIDEIDVEVIADGVHLPAALLKLIYKIKGPDRIALITDAMRAAGMPPGNSILGPLHGGLHVIVEDGVAKLPDYSAFAGSVATADRLVRNMVRMAEIPLHEAVRMMSLTPARIMGIQHRKGSLTPGKDADILIMDNNLSVKWTMVAGKIVHDVL